A genomic window from Chrysoperla carnea chromosome 3, inChrCarn1.1, whole genome shotgun sequence includes:
- the LOC123295750 gene encoding protein melted: MHELFTQVLNNRDLSRAGDLFSVSDAAIVNDLTEVLKEITSIASLPDYAHNDNDQSVVEICVTRVTSCVRETGTVEQHCDALVTLLESCLHHNLQPSVRDEDPPHAKISADIISCIFLNYNKKSVMQRAIPVAVKFLHKGNKELSRNMASYLSLAAIEHAPLLSPHVQPIMDSIISGNYPLCRVLAQIYEVSKEPLQGHAMALVSLLPLCDNQEKLALLNLFALIAKNKPTLLEASVPQLCEYLNNATTASATIQVFLNLAERRPTVLVEHVSAIKKAAQKHPHIVCPAAQVIAAVGKLSKDRAQDALNFVLEQLPKADRGSQSTLLREATLLCSSYPVLFTDKVLAGVRQRHQSSNQVNQTSCGVTIVKVGGSIQTSPPLPASPPPVVQPSQNSQPILSQSSSQSVTQIPPVSTQSTVTQTTVTQTGGYTRRAKLGDSRSTGRLHTTTSGNTHRSMTRLNIAGGSVGGLHKSMTRLSSSQQINSPSVNSVPQPPSQIQNIPVPPPLSNNVTVTGANKWGISPSIGPTRVSSGGVTVTTISPKGPRPLSQGPLTMGSVTISGPGGMTSNSNPPPLSSMSPANPISITSGPVTIGGTVSISHTSQMGSGNVSISGPTTVTSRRNNNNTSVTIVNANNNMAQNRMSVFEPYPMRDTVQHFCEKHLDKIKAYMDKVSVRIPPPAKCTIEERRAKKLAKLHFACQARGQHCLYSRTFFTMRTRNPRVWIHLMFIALQARSPHALSSRDASVTSLKHCWDMLKCENKTFLTLVTSAFPCAKDQEALLNELRHSGFFDVFQLGPAPVGGSADPLGGTNLQWGCFLCTHPERAVGFLRGNTQPVIEGQLKEKKGRWRLFRRWRTRYFTLSGAHLSVKGSSGGESIDVNQIRSVKVSRGARNIPKAFEIFTGDQSLILKPKDGKNAEEWVQCLSIVVAHSHARELPAKSNSLPARGLGTSRGAL; this comes from the exons ATGCACGAGTTGTTTACACAAGTACTTAATAACAGGGATTTATCGAGAGCCGGCGATTTATTTTCTGTATCGGATGCAGCAATTGTAAATGATTTAACCGAAGtg ttaaaagAAATCACTTCAATAGCATCATTACCAGATTATGCTCATAATGACAACGATCAAAGCGTAGTAGAAATATGTGTGACACGTGTCACATCCTGTGTACGAGAAACTGGTACCGTTGAACAACATTGTGATGCTCTGGTTACACTTCTTGAATCATGTTTGCACCATAATTTACAACCGTCTGTACGTGATGAAGATCCTCCGCatgcaaaaatttcagctgatattatttcttgtatatttttG aattataataagaaaagtGTTATGCAACGTGCAATACCAGTTgcagtaaaatttttacataaaggaAATAAAGAACTTTCTAGAAATATGGCTTCTTATTTATCGTTAGCAGCTATCGAACATGCACCGTTGTTAAGTCCACATGTTCAACCGATTATGGATTCTATTATTTCAG gaAATTATCCATTATGTCGAGTTCTTGCACAAATTTATGAAGTATCAAAAGAACCATTACAAGGACATGCTATGGCGCTAGTTTCACTATTACCACTTTGTGACAATCAAGAAAAATTagctttattaaatttatttgcattgaTTGCAAAGAATAAGCCTACG ttgttGGAAGCAAGCGTGCCTCAATTAtgcgaatatttaaataatgctaCAACCGCATCCGCAACCattcaagtatttttaaatttagctgAACGACGACCTACGGTTTTGGTGGAACATGTGTCTGCAATTAAAAAGGCTGCGCAAAAACATCCGCATATTGTTTGTCCGGCTGCACAGGTAATCGCTGCTGTTGGAAAGTTAAGCAAA gATCGAGCTCAAGACGCgttgaattttgttttggaacaaTTGCCGAAAGCGGATCGAGGATCACAGAGTACATTATTAAGAGAGGCAACATTACTTTGTAGTTCTTATCCAGTTTTATTCACCGATAAAGTTTTAGCCGGAGTTCGACAAAGGCATCAAag ctcaAATCAAGTGAATCAAACATCATGTGGTGTAACAATTGTAAAAGTAGGTGGTTCAATTCAAACTTCGCCGCCATTACCTGCATCACCACCTCCTGTAGTTCAACCGTCACAAAATTCACAACCAATTTTATCACAAAGTTCATCACAAAGTGTTACACAAATTCCACCAGTCAGTACGCAAAGTACTGTAACACAAACAACAGTGACACAAACGGGTGGGTACACACGTCGTGCTAAACTTGGTGATTCTAGAAGTACGGGACGATTGCATACTACAACATCAGGTAACACACATCGGAGCATGACACGTCTTAATATTGCcg gaGGATCTGTTGGAGGCTTACATAAAAGCATGACAAGATTAAGTTCATCACAACAAATTAACTCACCAAGTGTAAATTCAGTTCCACAGCCGCCAtcacaaatacaaaatattcctGTGCCTCCACCGCTTAGCAATAATGTAACTGTGACTGGTGCAAATAAATGGGGTATTAGCCCGAGTATTGGACCAACCAGAGTATCTAGCGGTGGAGTTACAGTTACAACAATTTCTCCTAAAGGTCCTAGACCGTTAAGCCAAGGTCCATTAACTATGGGATCGGTAAcg ATATCTGGTCCGGGAGGTATGACTAGTAACTCAAATCCACCGCCATTAAGTTCAATGAGTCCAGCTAATCCTATTTCAATTACTTCTGGTCCTGTAACAATTGGAGGAACTGTTTCTATTTCACATACTTCTCAAATGGGTTCTGGAAATGTTTCAATTTCTGGACCTACAACTGTTACATCACGtcggaataataataatacaagtgTGACAATTGTGAACGCAAATAATAATATGGCTCAAAAT CGTATGAGTGTGTTTGAGCCTTATCCAATGCGCGATACTGTACAACATTTTTGTGAAAAGCATCTTGATAAAATTAAGGCATATATGGACAAAGTATCAGTTCGAATTCCTCCTCCAGCTAAATGTACAATTGAag AAAGAAGAGcaaaaaaattggcaaaattACACTTTGCATGCCAAGCAAGAGGTCAACATTGTTTATATTCACGAACATTTTTCACAATGAGAACAAGAAATCCACGCGTATGGATTCACTTAATGTTTATCGCATTACAAGCGCGATCGCCACATGCATTATCCAGCAGGGATGCATCTGTAACCAGTTTGAAACATTGTTGGGATATGttgaaatgtgaaaataaaacatttctaaCATTAGTTACAAGCGCTTTTCCTTGTGCTAAAGATCAGGAAgctttattaaatgaattacgGCATTCTGGATTTTTTGATGTCTTCCAATTGGGTCCTGCGCCAGTAGGCGGTAGTGCTGATCCATTAGGTGGTACAAATTTACAATGGGGTTGTTTTCTTTGTACACATCCTGAAAGAGCCGTTGGATTTTTAAgag GGAATACTCAACCAGTTATTGAGGGACAATTAAAAGAGAAAAAGGGAAGATGGAGACTTTTTAGACGATGGAGGACAAGATATTTTACATTGTCTGGAGCTCATTTATCAGTGAAAGGATCG agTGGTGGTGAAAGTATCGATGTGAATCAAATAAGATCAGTAAAGGTATCACGAGGTGCTAGAAACATTCCAAAagcatttgaaatatttactgGTGATCAATCGCTTATATTAAAACCAAAGGATGGTAAGAATGCTGAAGAATGGGTacaatgtcttagtattgtTGTAGCACATTCACATGCAAGAGAACTTCCTGCTAAAAGTAATTCACTCCCAGCGCGAGGATTGGGAACTAGTCGTGGGGCTTTATGA
- the LOC123295747 gene encoding sugar transporter SWEET1: MGLEEWQEIIALTASISTILQFLTGIMVCQKFVEKGSTGNTSCFPFICGFLSCSLWLRYGFLINEESMILVNTIGGTLFLAYCMTYLFYSIKKSVVARQIFGVLCILIICIGYTTFIEEKHEIAVFRMGVLCCTTTVIFIAAPLATLMHVIKTKSTESLPFPMILSSCFVSLQWWLYGIILNDIFVQLPNFLGFALSIFQLGIFLCYPSTPTKTAGYNLVSHQF, from the exons ATGGGCCTAGAAGAATGGCAAGAAATAATAGCTTTGACTGCATCAATATCAACAATATTACAGTTTTTGACAGGAAT aatggTCTGTCAAAAGTTTGTAGAAAAAGGTTCGACTGGTAACACATCATGTTTTCCATTTATATGTGGGTTTTTATCTTGCAGTTTATGGTTACGATATggctttttaataaatgaagaaTCGATGATTCTTGTAAATACAATTGGCGGAACATTATTCTTGGCTTATTGTATGACTTACTTATTCTATagcataaaaaaa TCCGTAGTTGCACGTCAAATATTTGGagtattatgtatattaataatttgtattggTTACACAACgtttattgaagaaaaacatGAAATAGCAGTATTCCGTATGGGTGTATTATGTTGTACCACCACTGTGATCTTTATAGCGGCACCGTTGGCAACACTAATGCATGTGATTAAAACGAAAAGTACAGAATCTCTTCCATTTCCAATGATTTTATCATCATGTTTTGTATCGTTACAATGGTGGTTATATGGTATCATATTAAACGATATATTTGTACAGTTACCAAATTTTCTAGGATTTGCATTATCTATCTTTCAATTAGGCATATTTCTTTGTTATCCCAGTACGCCAACAAAAACTGCTGGCTATAACTTAGTTAGTCATCAGTTTTAG
- the LOC123295729 gene encoding ATP-dependent RNA helicase DHX8 isoform X2, which yields MNEVEKLEHLSLVSKVCTELENHLGLNDKDLAEFIIHLSEENNTFESFKKVLIENEAEFSDSFIANLLRIIQHMRPVKNKKTNEDDFDAIIEKDDLAKKFPGLAIPNDLQKKDDSAIVDDAMAELEAFAPSAAKLKEVEKKRSRSPSPSRSRNRSHSRDRNRRDRSRDKNRKDRSRRDRNCRSRDRNNRSKSRSRERRHRSKSRSRDRRNHSRSRSRDRSDRRKVYSPDQSKSKHGKRRRSPDLKRRDKSRRSSVDKYSRKDRDASGDRKTKRESPELDEDPEPGKIYTGKVANIVPFGCFVQIEGLRRRTEGLVHISQLRAEGRVINVSDVVSRGMKVKVKIISVAGQKVSLSMKDVCQETGRDLNPASHAHLRVADENIGRNPDRPQGSTASMLRLPGPIDDDDEDVSRKRVNRISSPERWEIKQMISSGCIDKSELPDFDEETGLLPKEEDGEADIEIEMVEDEPPFLHGHGRALHDLSPVRIVKNPDGSLAQAAMMQSALAKERREQKMLQREQEMDSMPTGLNKNWIDPLPEADSRTLAANMRGIGMQTQDLPEWKKHVIGGKKSSFGKKTNLSLLEQRQSLPIYKLRDELTKAVTDNQILIVIGETGSGKTTQITQYLAEFGFTARGKIGCTQPRRVAAMSVAIRVAEEFGCRLGQEVGYTIRFEDCTSPETVIKYMTDGMLLRECLMDLDLKAYSVIMLDEAHERTINTDVLFGLLKQAVQKRPELKIIVTSATLDAVKFSQYFFEAPIFTIPGRTFPVEVLYTKEPETDYLDASLITVMQIHLREPPGDILLFLTGQEEIDTACEILYERMKSLGPDVPELIILPVYSALPSEMQTRIFEPAPPGSRKVVIATNIAETSLTIDGIYYVVDPGFVKQKVYNSKTGMDSLVVTPISQAQAKQRAGRAGRTGPGKCYRLYTERAYRDEMLPTPVPEIQRTNLATTVLQLKTMGINDLLHFDFMDAPPVESLIMALEQLHSLSALDNEGLLTRLGRRMAEFPLEPNLSKMLIMSVALQCSDEILTIVSMLSVQNVFYRPKDKQALADQKKAKFNQAEGDHLTLLAVYNSWRNNKFSNAWCYENFVQIRTLKRAQDVRKQLLGIMDRHKLDVVSAEKNTVRVQKAVCSGFFRNAAKKDPQEGYRTLVDSQVVYIHPSSALFNRQPEWVIYHELVQTTKEYMREVTTIDPKWLVEFAPAFFKFSDPTKLSKFKKNQRLEPLYNKYEEPNAWRISRVRRRRN from the exons atgaatgAAGTAGAAAAGCTTGAGCATTTGTCTCTCGTTTCGAAAGTGTGCACAGAATTAGAGAATCATTTAGGTTTAAATGATAAAGATTTGG ctgaatttataattcatttatcaGAAGAAAACAACACATTTGAatctttcaaaaaagttttaatagaaAATGAAGCAGAATTTTCGGAttcttttattgcaaatttattaCGAATTATACAACATATGCGACCAGTAAAGAATAAGAAAACTAACGAAGATGATTTTGATGCTATTATCGAGAAAGATGATTTGGCCAAAAAATTCCCAGGATTAGCGATacctaacgatttacaaaaaa AAGATGATTCCGCCATTGTCGATGATGCAATGGCTGAATTAGAAGCATTTGCACCATCCGCAGCTAAATTAAAAGAAGTTGAAAAAAAACGAAGTAGAAGTCCTAGTCCAAGTAGAAGTCGCAACAGAAGTCATAGTCGAGATAGAAATCGAAGAGATCGTAGTCGAGATAAGAATCGTAAGGATAGAAGTCGAAGAGATCGAAATTGTCGAAGTAGGGATCGTAATAACCGTTCAAAAAGTCGTAGCAGAGAACGTAGACATCGTTCAAAAAGCCGAAGTAGGGACCGTAGAAATCATTCAAGAAGTCGAAGTAGAGATAGATCAGATCGTCGAAAAGTATACAGTCCAGATCAAAGTAAAAGCAAACATGGTAAAAGACGCAGGTCACCTGATTTGAAACGTCGCGATAAATCTAGACGCTCGTCCGTGGATAAGTATTCTAGAAAAGATCGTGATGCCAGTGGGGATCGTAAAACAAAGCGAGAAAGTCCAGAATTAGACGAAGATCCTGAACCAGGTAAAATTTACACTGGTAAAGTGGCAAACATTGTTCCATTTGGATGTTTCGTACAGATTGAGGGTCTACGAAGACGTACTGAAGGTTTAGTACATATTTCACAATTACGTGCAGAAGGACGAGTTATAAACGTTTCTGATGTTGTGTCTCGTGGTATGAAGgttaaagtgaaaattatctCAGTAGCAGGCCAGAAAGTTTCTTTATCAATGAAAGATGTATGTCAAGAAACAGGCCGTGATTTGAATCCTGCTTCACACGCACATTTGCGAGTTGCAGATGAAAATATTGGCAGAAATCCTGATCGCCCACAAGGATCTACCGCTTCCATGCTACGATTACCAGGTCCAATCGACGATGATGATGAAGATGTATCTAGGAAACGAGTTAATCGTATTTCTAGTCCTGAACGTTGGGAAATTAAACAGATGATTTCTTCTGGTTGTATAGATAAAAGTGAGTTGCCCGATTTTGACGAAGAAACTGGTTTATTACCAAAAGAAGAAGATGGGGAAGCTGATATCGAAATTGAAATGGTAGAAGATGAGCCACCATTTTTACACGGACATGGAAGAGCATTGCACGATCTTAGTCCTGTAAGAATTGTTAAAAATCCAGATGGATCTTTGGCACAAGCTGCAATGATGCAATCAGCCTTAGCTAAGGAACGAagagaacaaaaaatgttacaacgGGAGCAAGAAATGGATTCAATGCCAACAGGACTGAATAAAAATTGGATTGATCCTCTGCCTGAAG ccGACAGCCGTACTTTAGCAGCAAATATGCGAGGTATTGGAATGCAAACTCAAGATCTTCCAGAATGGAAAAAACATGTAATTGGTGGTAAAAAATCATCATTTGGAAAGAAAACAAATCTTTCACTTCTTGAACAACGGCAATCGTTGCCCATTTATAAATTACGTGATGAATTAACAAAAGCTGTAAccgataatcaaattttaattgttattggTGAAACTGGATCAGGTAAAACAACACAAATTACACAGTATTTAGCCGAATTTGGTTTTACGGCACGTGGAAAAATTGGTTGTACACAACCACGTCGTGTTGCTGCAATGTCTGTAGCTATACGTGTTGCTGAAGAATTTGGTTGTCGTTTAGGACAAGAAGTTGGATATACTATACGTTTTGAAGATTGTACAAGCCCTGAAACAGTTATCAA GTACATGACAGATGGTATGTTACTTCGAGAATGTCTTATGGATTTGGATTTAAAAGCTTATTCAGTAATTATGTTGGACGAGGCTCATGAAAGAACAATTAATACTGATGTGTTATTTGGTTTACTTAAACAAGCTGTACAAAAAAGAcccgaattaaaaataattgtaacatCTGCCACATTAGACGCTGTAAAATTCTCTCAATATTTCTTCGAAGCACCTATATTTACAATACCTGGTCGTACATTCCCCGTTGAAGTATTATATACAAAAGAACCAGAAACTGATTATTTGGATGCAAGTTTAATCACTGTCATGCAAATTCATTTACGGGAACCTCCAGGAgatattctattatttttaacggGTCAAGAAGAAATTGATACGGCatgtgaaattttatatgaacgTATGAAATCATTAGGACCTGATGTacctgaattaattattttacctgtTTATTCTGCATTGCCATCTGAAATGCAAACGCGTATTTTTGAACCAGCACCACCTGGCAGTCGTAAAGTTGTTATTGCCACAAATATTGCTGAAACCTCGTTAACAATTGATGGTATTTACTATGTGGTTGATCCTGGTTTTGTTAagcaaaaagtttataattcaaaaactggTATGGATTCTTTGGTCGTTACACCAATTTCTCAGGCTCAAGCTAAACAGAGAGCGGGAAGAGCTGGTCGAACAGGGCCTGGCAAATGTTACAGATTATACACGGAACGTGCTTATCGAGATGAAATGTTACCAACACCTGTTCCTGAAATTCAAAGAACTAATCTTGCAACAACGGTTTTACAGTTAAAGACTATGGGTATTAATGATTTActtcattttgattttatggATGCTCCGCCAGTGGAATCATTAATTATGGCATTGGAACAATTACATTCATTGTCTGCCTTGGATAATGAAGGCTTATTAACTCGACTTGGAAGGAGG atggCAGAATTTCCTTTAGAaccaaatttatcaaaaatgctGATAATGTCTGTGGCACTTCAATGTTCTGATGAAATATTAACAATAGTCAGTATGTTGTCCGTTCAAAATGTGTTTTATCGACCGAAAGACAAACAAGCACTCGCCGATcagaaaaaagcaaaatttaatcAGGCCGAAGGTGATCATTTAACATTATTAGCTGTGTACAATAGTTGGCGaaataataaattctcaaaTGCATGgtgttatgaaaattttgtacaaatacgAACATTAAAACGTGCTCAAGATGTTCGAAAACAATTATTGGGTATCATGGATCGTCATAAATTAGATGTAGTATCGGCTGAAAAAAATACAGTACGCGTACAAAAAGCTGTATGCTCAGGATTCTTTCGTAACGCAGCAAAAAAAGATCCGCAAGAAGGATATCGTACATTGGTTGATAGTCAAGTTGTGTATATTCATCCTAGTAGTGCTCTATTTAATCGACAACCCGAATGGGTTATTTATCATGAATTGGTACAAACTACAAAAGAATACATGCGTGAAGTAACAACAATTGATCCAAAATGGTTAGTTGAATTTGCTCCAGCATTCTTTAAATTCTCAGATCCAACAAAACTtagtaaatttaagaaaaatcaacGATTGGAAccattgtataataaatatgaagaaCCAAACGCATGGCGTATATCTCGAGTACGGCGGAGAcggaattaa
- the LOC123295729 gene encoding ATP-dependent RNA helicase DHX8 isoform X1, whose product MNEVEKLEHLSLVSKVCTELENHLGLNDKDLAEFIIHLSEENNTFESFKKVLIENEAEFSDSFIANLLRIIQHMRPVKNKKTNEDDFDAIIEKDDLAKKFPGLAIPNDLQKNIIEKFNSSDEEDTSDIKNNKKNITKDDVKDTKKDLKQDDSAIVDDAMAELEAFAPSAAKLKEVEKKRSRSPSPSRSRNRSHSRDRNRRDRSRDKNRKDRSRRDRNCRSRDRNNRSKSRSRERRHRSKSRSRDRRNHSRSRSRDRSDRRKVYSPDQSKSKHGKRRRSPDLKRRDKSRRSSVDKYSRKDRDASGDRKTKRESPELDEDPEPGKIYTGKVANIVPFGCFVQIEGLRRRTEGLVHISQLRAEGRVINVSDVVSRGMKVKVKIISVAGQKVSLSMKDVCQETGRDLNPASHAHLRVADENIGRNPDRPQGSTASMLRLPGPIDDDDEDVSRKRVNRISSPERWEIKQMISSGCIDKSELPDFDEETGLLPKEEDGEADIEIEMVEDEPPFLHGHGRALHDLSPVRIVKNPDGSLAQAAMMQSALAKERREQKMLQREQEMDSMPTGLNKNWIDPLPEADSRTLAANMRGIGMQTQDLPEWKKHVIGGKKSSFGKKTNLSLLEQRQSLPIYKLRDELTKAVTDNQILIVIGETGSGKTTQITQYLAEFGFTARGKIGCTQPRRVAAMSVAIRVAEEFGCRLGQEVGYTIRFEDCTSPETVIKYMTDGMLLRECLMDLDLKAYSVIMLDEAHERTINTDVLFGLLKQAVQKRPELKIIVTSATLDAVKFSQYFFEAPIFTIPGRTFPVEVLYTKEPETDYLDASLITVMQIHLREPPGDILLFLTGQEEIDTACEILYERMKSLGPDVPELIILPVYSALPSEMQTRIFEPAPPGSRKVVIATNIAETSLTIDGIYYVVDPGFVKQKVYNSKTGMDSLVVTPISQAQAKQRAGRAGRTGPGKCYRLYTERAYRDEMLPTPVPEIQRTNLATTVLQLKTMGINDLLHFDFMDAPPVESLIMALEQLHSLSALDNEGLLTRLGRRMAEFPLEPNLSKMLIMSVALQCSDEILTIVSMLSVQNVFYRPKDKQALADQKKAKFNQAEGDHLTLLAVYNSWRNNKFSNAWCYENFVQIRTLKRAQDVRKQLLGIMDRHKLDVVSAEKNTVRVQKAVCSGFFRNAAKKDPQEGYRTLVDSQVVYIHPSSALFNRQPEWVIYHELVQTTKEYMREVTTIDPKWLVEFAPAFFKFSDPTKLSKFKKNQRLEPLYNKYEEPNAWRISRVRRRRN is encoded by the exons atgaatgAAGTAGAAAAGCTTGAGCATTTGTCTCTCGTTTCGAAAGTGTGCACAGAATTAGAGAATCATTTAGGTTTAAATGATAAAGATTTGG ctgaatttataattcatttatcaGAAGAAAACAACACATTTGAatctttcaaaaaagttttaatagaaAATGAAGCAGAATTTTCGGAttcttttattgcaaatttattaCGAATTATACAACATATGCGACCAGTAAAGAATAAGAAAACTAACGAAGATGATTTTGATGCTATTATCGAGAAAGATGATTTGGCCAAAAAATTCCCAGGATTAGCGATacctaacgatttacaaaaaaatataattgagaaATTTAATAGCTCAGACGAAGAAGATACAtcggatattaaaaataataagaaaaacattACAAAAGATGATGTTAAAGATACGAAAAAGGATCTGAAACAAGATGATTCCGCCATTGTCGATGATGCAATGGCTGAATTAGAAGCATTTGCACCATCCGCAGCTAAATTAAAAGAAGTTGAAAAAAAACGAAGTAGAAGTCCTAGTCCAAGTAGAAGTCGCAACAGAAGTCATAGTCGAGATAGAAATCGAAGAGATCGTAGTCGAGATAAGAATCGTAAGGATAGAAGTCGAAGAGATCGAAATTGTCGAAGTAGGGATCGTAATAACCGTTCAAAAAGTCGTAGCAGAGAACGTAGACATCGTTCAAAAAGCCGAAGTAGGGACCGTAGAAATCATTCAAGAAGTCGAAGTAGAGATAGATCAGATCGTCGAAAAGTATACAGTCCAGATCAAAGTAAAAGCAAACATGGTAAAAGACGCAGGTCACCTGATTTGAAACGTCGCGATAAATCTAGACGCTCGTCCGTGGATAAGTATTCTAGAAAAGATCGTGATGCCAGTGGGGATCGTAAAACAAAGCGAGAAAGTCCAGAATTAGACGAAGATCCTGAACCAGGTAAAATTTACACTGGTAAAGTGGCAAACATTGTTCCATTTGGATGTTTCGTACAGATTGAGGGTCTACGAAGACGTACTGAAGGTTTAGTACATATTTCACAATTACGTGCAGAAGGACGAGTTATAAACGTTTCTGATGTTGTGTCTCGTGGTATGAAGgttaaagtgaaaattatctCAGTAGCAGGCCAGAAAGTTTCTTTATCAATGAAAGATGTATGTCAAGAAACAGGCCGTGATTTGAATCCTGCTTCACACGCACATTTGCGAGTTGCAGATGAAAATATTGGCAGAAATCCTGATCGCCCACAAGGATCTACCGCTTCCATGCTACGATTACCAGGTCCAATCGACGATGATGATGAAGATGTATCTAGGAAACGAGTTAATCGTATTTCTAGTCCTGAACGTTGGGAAATTAAACAGATGATTTCTTCTGGTTGTATAGATAAAAGTGAGTTGCCCGATTTTGACGAAGAAACTGGTTTATTACCAAAAGAAGAAGATGGGGAAGCTGATATCGAAATTGAAATGGTAGAAGATGAGCCACCATTTTTACACGGACATGGAAGAGCATTGCACGATCTTAGTCCTGTAAGAATTGTTAAAAATCCAGATGGATCTTTGGCACAAGCTGCAATGATGCAATCAGCCTTAGCTAAGGAACGAagagaacaaaaaatgttacaacgGGAGCAAGAAATGGATTCAATGCCAACAGGACTGAATAAAAATTGGATTGATCCTCTGCCTGAAG ccGACAGCCGTACTTTAGCAGCAAATATGCGAGGTATTGGAATGCAAACTCAAGATCTTCCAGAATGGAAAAAACATGTAATTGGTGGTAAAAAATCATCATTTGGAAAGAAAACAAATCTTTCACTTCTTGAACAACGGCAATCGTTGCCCATTTATAAATTACGTGATGAATTAACAAAAGCTGTAAccgataatcaaattttaattgttattggTGAAACTGGATCAGGTAAAACAACACAAATTACACAGTATTTAGCCGAATTTGGTTTTACGGCACGTGGAAAAATTGGTTGTACACAACCACGTCGTGTTGCTGCAATGTCTGTAGCTATACGTGTTGCTGAAGAATTTGGTTGTCGTTTAGGACAAGAAGTTGGATATACTATACGTTTTGAAGATTGTACAAGCCCTGAAACAGTTATCAA GTACATGACAGATGGTATGTTACTTCGAGAATGTCTTATGGATTTGGATTTAAAAGCTTATTCAGTAATTATGTTGGACGAGGCTCATGAAAGAACAATTAATACTGATGTGTTATTTGGTTTACTTAAACAAGCTGTACAAAAAAGAcccgaattaaaaataattgtaacatCTGCCACATTAGACGCTGTAAAATTCTCTCAATATTTCTTCGAAGCACCTATATTTACAATACCTGGTCGTACATTCCCCGTTGAAGTATTATATACAAAAGAACCAGAAACTGATTATTTGGATGCAAGTTTAATCACTGTCATGCAAATTCATTTACGGGAACCTCCAGGAgatattctattatttttaacggGTCAAGAAGAAATTGATACGGCatgtgaaattttatatgaacgTATGAAATCATTAGGACCTGATGTacctgaattaattattttacctgtTTATTCTGCATTGCCATCTGAAATGCAAACGCGTATTTTTGAACCAGCACCACCTGGCAGTCGTAAAGTTGTTATTGCCACAAATATTGCTGAAACCTCGTTAACAATTGATGGTATTTACTATGTGGTTGATCCTGGTTTTGTTAagcaaaaagtttataattcaaaaactggTATGGATTCTTTGGTCGTTACACCAATTTCTCAGGCTCAAGCTAAACAGAGAGCGGGAAGAGCTGGTCGAACAGGGCCTGGCAAATGTTACAGATTATACACGGAACGTGCTTATCGAGATGAAATGTTACCAACACCTGTTCCTGAAATTCAAAGAACTAATCTTGCAACAACGGTTTTACAGTTAAAGACTATGGGTATTAATGATTTActtcattttgattttatggATGCTCCGCCAGTGGAATCATTAATTATGGCATTGGAACAATTACATTCATTGTCTGCCTTGGATAATGAAGGCTTATTAACTCGACTTGGAAGGAGG atggCAGAATTTCCTTTAGAaccaaatttatcaaaaatgctGATAATGTCTGTGGCACTTCAATGTTCTGATGAAATATTAACAATAGTCAGTATGTTGTCCGTTCAAAATGTGTTTTATCGACCGAAAGACAAACAAGCACTCGCCGATcagaaaaaagcaaaatttaatcAGGCCGAAGGTGATCATTTAACATTATTAGCTGTGTACAATAGTTGGCGaaataataaattctcaaaTGCATGgtgttatgaaaattttgtacaaatacgAACATTAAAACGTGCTCAAGATGTTCGAAAACAATTATTGGGTATCATGGATCGTCATAAATTAGATGTAGTATCGGCTGAAAAAAATACAGTACGCGTACAAAAAGCTGTATGCTCAGGATTCTTTCGTAACGCAGCAAAAAAAGATCCGCAAGAAGGATATCGTACATTGGTTGATAGTCAAGTTGTGTATATTCATCCTAGTAGTGCTCTATTTAATCGACAACCCGAATGGGTTATTTATCATGAATTGGTACAAACTACAAAAGAATACATGCGTGAAGTAACAACAATTGATCCAAAATGGTTAGTTGAATTTGCTCCAGCATTCTTTAAATTCTCAGATCCAACAAAACTtagtaaatttaagaaaaatcaacGATTGGAAccattgtataataaatatgaagaaCCAAACGCATGGCGTATATCTCGAGTACGGCGGAGAcggaattaa